TCTTTAGCTAGATCAGAAAGAGTTGCTAAATATAACCAATTATTACGTATAGAAGAAGAACTTGGAAAAAAAGCTAGAATGAATAAGATTCATTAATGCTTCAAAGATTAAAAAAAAATTATTTTCTACTTATATCATTTTTTTTAATTATATATTTTTTCTTCAATCTTTTATCAGGTGAAAGAGGATTAATTTCCTATTATGAAAAAAAACAAATTTTAAAAGATTTAAGAATTAAGGAATTATCATTAAAAAATCAAATAAATGACTTGGATTTTAAGAATTCATTATTAAGTGACAATCTAGATCTTGATTATATTGAAACTTTAATTAGAGAAAGATTCTTATTTGGGAAAAAAAATGAAAAAATCTATATTATAAAAAAAGATGAGACAAAAAATTAGACCAAGACATCCTGAAAAAATAAAAAATCCAATTAATCCAATTAAGAAAAAACCTGACTGGATTAGATCTAAATTAAATAATAGTAGAGAATTTTTTTTAACAAAATCAATTGTAAATAAGAATAATCTTGTAACAGTTTGTCAGGAAGCAAATTGTCCAAATATAACTGAGTGTTGGAGTAAAAGACATGCAACCTTTATGATAATGGGTGACACATGTACAAGAGCTTGTGCTTTTTGTGATGTAAAAACTGGTAAACCAGAAAAATTAGATAAGTTAGAACCAATTAAAATATCTCAAGCAGTTAAAAAATTAGATCTAAAACACGTTGTAATTACTTCAGTTGATAGAGATGATTTGGATGATGGTGGCTCAAATCATTTTTATGAAGTTATAAATCAAATTAGAAAAACTAATCCTAATACAACTATAGAAGTTTTGACTCCTGATTTTTTAAGAAAGGGTGATGCTTATAAGAAAGTACTTGAAGCTAATCCAGATGTTTTTAATCACAATATTGAAACTGTTCCCAGTCTTTATCTAAAAGTAAGACCTGGCTCAAGATACTTTGCATCTCTTGAACTTTTAAAAAATGCGAAAAAAATGAATAAGAAGGTTTTTACTAAATCAGGAATAATGGTTGGTCTAGGTGAGACTAGAGATGAAATCTTACAAGTAATGGATGATTTAAAATCTGCCGATGTAGACTTTTTAACAATCGGACAATATTTACAACCATCTGTAAAACACTTTCCACTAGATAGATATTATAAACCTGAGGAATTTAAAGAATTGGGTGATATTGCAAAAGCAAAAGGTTTTTTATTAGTTTCCTCATCACCTTTAACAAGATCTTCATATCATGCAGATGAAGACTTTTCAAAACTTCAACAAAATAGATTAAAAAACTATTAATGCCAAAAGCTTCAGTTAAGCGATTAATTGAATGTAAAAAAAAAGATCTAATCGATTTAGTTTTGGATATTGAAAAATATCCAGAATTTGTCCCATTCTGTTACGATGCAAGAATATATGAAAATAAAAATGAAGGTGATTTAACAAAAATAATTGCAGATTTAACAATAGGCAAAGGACCATTTAAAGATACTTATAAAAGCGACGTGGTTTTTAATAGAAAGGAAGACTCAATATTTGTTAAGAATATAGAGGGACCCCTGAATCATTTATCCAATAATTGGATTTTTGTAGATAAAGAGAATGGAATTACCGAAGTTACTTTTGATATTGATTTTGAAATCAAAAATAAATTTTTAAACTCTTTAATGGCAGTATCTTTTCAATTTGGATTAGAGAAAATAGCTGATGCATTTCAAAAAAGAGCAGAAAAGTTATTTAGCAGCTCTAAGAACTAGATTTAAGGCCTTTTTTACAGTAGCTTTTTGTATCAAAGATCTTTTTTTACTTTTGAATAAACACTTTATTACTTGGGTTTTGTTTCCTTTTTTTAGCCCAATATAAACTAAGCCTACAGGTTTTTCTTTAGTGCCACCTCTGGGTCCTGCAATACCAGTAATTGAAACATTGATATTGGCTTTTGAAATTTTAGATAAATTATTAACCATTGAATGGCAACATTCAGAACTTACGGCACCATATTTCTTAATAATATTCTTATTGACTTTTAAAATCTTAATTTTTGCTTGATTTGAGTAGGTGATCAAACCTAAATTAAATATTTTTGAAGCACCATTTATTGAAGTGATAGCACTGGCAAATAATCCACCTGTGCAGGATTCTGCAACTGATATTTTAACTTTTTTTCTAATTAATAATTTGATTAATGATTTCATTACACAAAATAACTGCTTAAAACCATAAAACAAATTAAAGATAAAACAACATAAAATCCTGCAATTACATCATCCATAATTACACCAAAACTATTTTTGAAGTTTTTATCAAAAAAACTTACAGGAAATGGTTTTGCAATATCAAAAAATCTGAATAACACAAAACAAATACCGTAAAAAATTAAAGCTTCATTTGGTGATTTTTCTGTGCCATGTGAAATTTCATAAAGATAAATCGGAATCGATTGACCAATAAATTCATCAATAATTACTTCTTTCGGATCTTTATTTTCATTATCTTTAATATGATGTGCTACAGCTGAAAAAGATAAAATGAAAACAAATATTAAAAATAATAATATTAAGTTTGAAGGTAAATTGAATATGTGAAAAAAAATGTAAAGAATAATTACTGTGGCTAAAGATCCAAAAGTACCTGGAATTTTTGGAATTCTTCCTAAACCAAACATTGTAACGAACAAAGTATTAAGAGTTTTAATCATATTTTGTTATTGAAATAATTACTTCACATGCAATAGCTTTTTCTTTTCCAATCAAACCAAGTTTTTCAACTGTTTTACCTTTTAAATTTATTAAATCTTTTTTCAACATCATGAGTTTGGATATAGAGTTAATGATATGATCTCTGTATTTTGATACCTTAGGTTGTTCACAAATCAAATTTATATCTAAATTATTTATAGAAAAATTTGATTTATAAAGACTTTCAATGACTGGTTTTAATATTTTTGGAGATCTAATATTTTTATATTTTTTTGTGTTAGGAAAAAAAGATCCAATATCTTTATTTCTCATTGCACCTAAAATAGCATCTATGATTGAATGTAAAATAACATCTCCATCTGAGTGTCCTTTCAATCCTGAGTGAAAAGGTATCTTAGCACCACCTAAATAAAGCTTTTTGTTTTTAACTAATTTATGAATGTCAAAACCAATTCCAAAAAAAGTTTTATTTAATTTTACATCACTTTTAAAAGTAATTTTATTATTAGTATTTTCTCCTTTTATAAACTTTATTTTTCTATTTTTATTTATAAATAAAGTTGCTTCATCTGTAATTTTATTTTTTTCATTAATTGCAAGTTCGTATAATTTTTTAAATTTGAATGCCTGTGGTGTTTGAGTTAGATAAGTGTTTTCTCTATTAAGATTAAATAATTCATTTTTTACTTTATATTTTATTGTATCTTTAGAATTTATATATGGAATTACAGCAATATTTTTTTTTAAATGATTTAATAGTTGTTTTAACAATTTTATAGTAAAATCAGGTCTCGCAGCGTCATGAATAAGAATGTTGTTAGGTTTATACTTTTTAAGATATTTTAAAGCTATCAAAGATGAGTCAGATCTTTCTTTACCACCCTTTATTATTTTGACTGAGTTATGAATTTTTTTTTTTTTAAAATGTTTAATGTTGTTAGTTACAACTAAAATATTTTTAAATAGCTTAGAATTTAATGATTTTTCAATAGAGTGATCAATAATTTCTTTATTTTTATAATTATAGAATTGCTTTGGTATTTTTTTATGAAATCTCTTACTTTTTCCAGCAGCTAATATTACAAAATAGTTGTTCATTCCTTTAAATACTATAATTCTTAAATATGGTTGAATTTTTGAAAAAAAATATTTTCATAATTTTCCTATCTAGTATCACACTATTTTTAGGATTTTTAACTTTTTTAACATTTATAGACAGAAGTTTTATTGAATTAAATCAAGATAATTTACAATATTTATTGCTTGTAAATATTTTATTACTTTTATTATTATTCGCATTCATTTTCTTTGAGGTTAAAAAATCCATTCGAAATGATATTGATAAAGATGGTTTAAAATCAAATAAAAAATATATTACTTATTTTTCACTTTTCACATTAATACCTTCAATATTAATTTCAATTTTTTCACTTTTTTTATTTTCTTTTGCACTTGAAAAATATTTCGATAAAAAAGTAACAACTGTCGTAAACAATTCCTATGAACTTGCCAAAAGTTATGTTGAGGAAGTAAGAAATAAGATTGAATCTGATATTATATTAATTGCCTTTGATACAAATAAAAGTTCTAAATTTTTAAATGACAATAAAAATGAATATATAAGGTTTTTAAAAACTCAAAGATTAATTAGAGATATTGATGAAATACATATCATTGATCAAAATAAAAAATTATTATTTACGAATTTAGATGATCGTACAAAATATATTCCTCCAATAGA
The DNA window shown above is from Candidatus Pelagibacter sp. RS39 and carries:
- a CDS encoding FtsB family cell division protein, encoding MLQRLKKNYFLLISFFLIIYFFFNLLSGERGLISYYEKKQILKDLRIKELSLKNQINDLDFKNSLLSDNLDLDYIETLIRERFLFGKKNEKIYIIKKDETKN
- the lipA gene encoding lipoyl synthase, yielding MRQKIRPRHPEKIKNPINPIKKKPDWIRSKLNNSREFFLTKSIVNKNNLVTVCQEANCPNITECWSKRHATFMIMGDTCTRACAFCDVKTGKPEKLDKLEPIKISQAVKKLDLKHVVITSVDRDDLDDGGSNHFYEVINQIRKTNPNTTIEVLTPDFLRKGDAYKKVLEANPDVFNHNIETVPSLYLKVRPGSRYFASLELLKNAKKMNKKVFTKSGIMVGLGETRDEILQVMDDLKSADVDFLTIGQYLQPSVKHFPLDRYYKPEEFKELGDIAKAKGFLLVSSSPLTRSSYHADEDFSKLQQNRLKNY
- a CDS encoding type II toxin-antitoxin system RatA family toxin, encoding MPKASVKRLIECKKKDLIDLVLDIEKYPEFVPFCYDARIYENKNEGDLTKIIADLTIGKGPFKDTYKSDVVFNRKEDSIFVKNIEGPLNHLSNNWIFVDKENGITEVTFDIDFEIKNKFLNSLMAVSFQFGLEKIADAFQKRAEKLFSSSKN
- a CDS encoding CinA family protein is translated as MKSLIKLLIRKKVKISVAESCTGGLFASAITSINGASKIFNLGLITYSNQAKIKILKVNKNIIKKYGAVSSECCHSMVNNLSKISKANINVSITGIAGPRGGTKEKPVGLVYIGLKKGNKTQVIKCLFKSKKRSLIQKATVKKALNLVLRAAK
- a CDS encoding phosphatidylglycerophosphatase A family protein; amino-acid sequence: MIKTLNTLFVTMFGLGRIPKIPGTFGSLATVIILYIFFHIFNLPSNLILLFLIFVFILSFSAVAHHIKDNENKDPKEVIIDEFIGQSIPIYLYEISHGTEKSPNEALIFYGICFVLFRFFDIAKPFPVSFFDKNFKNSFGVIMDDVIAGFYVVLSLICFMVLSSYFV
- the ispF gene encoding 2-C-methyl-D-erythritol 2,4-cyclodiphosphate synthase, which encodes MNNYFVILAAGKSKRFHKKIPKQFYNYKNKEIIDHSIEKSLNSKLFKNILVVTNNIKHFKKKKIHNSVKIIKGGKERSDSSLIALKYLKKYKPNNILIHDAARPDFTIKLLKQLLNHLKKNIAVIPYINSKDTIKYKVKNELFNLNRENTYLTQTPQAFKFKKLYELAINEKNKITDEATLFINKNRKIKFIKGENTNNKITFKSDVKLNKTFFGIGFDIHKLVKNKKLYLGGAKIPFHSGLKGHSDGDVILHSIIDAILGAMRNKDIGSFFPNTKKYKNIRSPKILKPVIESLYKSNFSINNLDINLICEQPKVSKYRDHIINSISKLMMLKKDLINLKGKTVEKLGLIGKEKAIACEVIISITKYD